A genomic stretch from Methylorubrum extorquens includes:
- a CDS encoding protein of unknown function (Evidence 5 : Unknown function) — MSAMPICRHSIAPPARTPREQPVVRLSHYVVQRRSAPRAANDNRRSRLAPVWPWAMAAAAAPAVTAALILTRLI, encoded by the coding sequence ATGTCTGCCATGCCGATCTGTCGCCACTCGATCGCCCCCCCCGCCCGCACACCCCGCGAGCAACCCGTCGTTCGGCTGTCGCACTACGTGGTGCAGCGCCGCTCGGCGCCACGAGCCGCCAACGACAACCGCCGTTCGCGTCTCGCGCCGGTCTGGCCCTGGGCCATGGCGGCGGCCGCCGCCCCGGCCGTGACGGCGGCGCTGATCCTCACGCGCCTGATCTGA
- the purD gene encoding phosphoribosylamine-glycine ligase (Evidence 2a : Function from experimental evidences in other organisms; PubMedId : 2687276, 9843369; Product type e : enzyme): protein MTEPFSILLIGSGGREHALAWAIAKSPLCTRLFIAPGNPGTAQHGENRPDLAVFDHAAVVAFCRAEGVGLVVVGPEAPLVAGLVDDLQAAGIPAFGPTKAAAQLEGSKGFTKDLCAEHDIPTAAFARFTDLEPALAYLRARGAPIVVKADGLAAGKGVTVAETLPEAEAAVRAILDGTEGGALVIEECLFGEEASFFALCDGTRAVPIGTAQDHKRVHDGDLGPNTGGMGAYSPASIVTPEITETVMTRIIAPTLAGMAARGTPFSGILYAGLMLTAEGPKLIEYNTRFGDPEAQVLMPRLTGDLVPALLAAAQGDLSGVAIGFDASRAALTVVMAAQGYPGAVTRGTEIRGVEAAEDEAGDATVLVFQAGTRRDGDRLLADGGRVLAVTALGASVGQAKDRAYAAVKRIDWPDGFFRSDIGGREIAREAASKGD from the coding sequence ATGACCGAGCCCTTCTCCATCCTGCTCATCGGCTCCGGCGGGCGCGAGCACGCGCTGGCCTGGGCCATCGCGAAATCGCCGCTCTGCACGCGGCTGTTCATCGCCCCCGGCAATCCGGGGACGGCGCAGCACGGTGAGAACCGGCCGGACCTCGCGGTGTTCGATCACGCTGCCGTCGTCGCGTTCTGCCGGGCGGAAGGGGTCGGGCTCGTGGTGGTGGGGCCGGAGGCGCCGCTGGTGGCGGGCCTCGTCGACGACCTTCAGGCCGCCGGCATCCCCGCCTTCGGGCCGACGAAGGCCGCAGCGCAGCTCGAAGGCTCGAAGGGCTTCACCAAGGATCTGTGCGCCGAGCACGACATCCCGACCGCCGCCTTCGCCCGCTTCACCGACCTCGAGCCGGCTTTGGCCTATCTGCGCGCGCGCGGCGCGCCGATCGTGGTCAAGGCCGACGGGCTCGCCGCCGGCAAGGGCGTGACCGTGGCCGAGACGCTGCCCGAGGCCGAGGCCGCCGTGCGGGCGATCCTCGACGGAACGGAAGGCGGGGCGCTCGTCATCGAGGAATGCCTGTTCGGCGAGGAGGCGAGCTTCTTCGCGCTCTGCGACGGCACCCGTGCGGTGCCGATCGGGACGGCGCAGGACCACAAGCGCGTCCATGACGGCGACCTCGGCCCGAATACCGGGGGCATGGGCGCCTATTCCCCCGCCTCCATCGTCACGCCGGAGATCACCGAGACGGTGATGACGCGGATCATCGCGCCGACGCTGGCCGGCATGGCCGCCCGCGGCACCCCGTTTTCCGGCATCCTCTATGCCGGGCTGATGCTGACGGCGGAGGGCCCCAAGCTCATCGAGTACAACACCCGCTTCGGCGATCCGGAGGCGCAGGTGCTGATGCCGCGCCTGACCGGCGATCTCGTGCCGGCGCTGCTGGCGGCGGCTCAAGGCGACCTCTCCGGCGTCGCCATCGGTTTCGACGCCTCCCGCGCCGCACTCACGGTGGTGATGGCGGCACAGGGCTATCCCGGCGCGGTGACCCGCGGCACGGAGATCCGCGGCGTCGAGGCGGCCGAGGACGAGGCGGGCGACGCGACGGTTCTGGTGTTCCAGGCCGGCACCCGCCGCGACGGCGACCGGCTGCTCGCCGATGGCGGCCGGGTGCTCGCGGTCACGGCGCTCGGTGCCAGCGTCGGGCAGGCGAA
- a CDS encoding conserved protein of unknown function (Evidence 4 : Unknown function but conserved in other organisms): MAPTDRQPDRHEGPGRKRRGLGLEGASTLVQTLAILGAGAWGVYTFVYEARIKPGLAPPSVSVKTDLARVGERGDRVAIRSTVTRTNVGQAGVRVLGLTYTVVGIRTRFSEPGDDTAAREAAFRASLSGTANVDAARDYVRESGGTPILRQGLLFSGATPLPSEPSDLNPGESVSRDVIVYADRKTFDAVRFEVRLAYAKEDDPPVRLRFEAGADGVLATVPAEPCPAPKCPLRSTDFATEFSLW, from the coding sequence ATGGCGCCGACAGATCGTCAGCCGGACCGTCACGAGGGGCCGGGCCGAAAGCGCCGCGGGCTCGGCCTGGAGGGCGCCAGCACCCTGGTGCAGACGCTGGCGATCCTCGGGGCCGGGGCCTGGGGCGTCTACACCTTCGTCTACGAGGCGCGGATCAAGCCGGGGCTCGCCCCGCCCTCGGTCTCGGTGAAGACCGACCTCGCCCGGGTCGGCGAGCGCGGCGACCGGGTGGCGATCCGCTCGACCGTGACCCGCACCAATGTCGGCCAGGCGGGGGTGCGCGTGCTCGGGCTCACCTACACCGTGGTCGGCATCCGCACCCGCTTCTCCGAACCGGGCGACGACACGGCGGCGCGGGAGGCCGCCTTCCGGGCCTCGCTCTCCGGCACGGCGAACGTCGATGCCGCCCGCGACTACGTGCGCGAGAGCGGCGGGACACCGATCCTGCGCCAGGGGCTGCTGTTCTCCGGCGCGACGCCGCTCCCGAGCGAGCCCTCCGACCTCAATCCGGGCGAATCCGTCTCCCGCGACGTGATCGTCTATGCCGACCGCAAGACCTTCGACGCGGTGCGCTTCGAGGTGCGGCTCGCCTACGCCAAGGAGGACGACCCGCCGGTGCGCCTGCGCTTCGAGGCGGGGGCGGACGGAGTGCTCGCGACCGTCCCGGCCGAGCCCTGCCCCGCGCCGAAATGCCCGCTGCGGAGTACGGATTTCGCCACCGAATTCTCGCTGTGGTGA
- a CDS encoding protein of unknown function (Evidence 5 : Unknown function), which yields MPENPRTRSSSTRWSPPASAPGWRCWRSASASSRPRGLFETDRKRPIPFLPRVIGVVTSPTGAVIRDILHRLEDRFPRPVLVWPVRVQGEGGGGGRNRRGDPGLQRPVARWPDSAAGRADRRPRRRLDRGSLGLQRGGGGARRRRVRDPADLGGRPRDRYDADRFCLRPPRPDADERGRDGGAGAGRTQRPGP from the coding sequence TTGCCGGAAAATCCTCGTACCAGATCGTCATCGACTCGATGGAGCCCGCCGGCATCGGCGCCTGGATGGCGCTGCTGGAGGAGCGCAAGCGCCAGCTCGCGGCCGAGGGGGCTGTTCGAGACTGACCGGAAGCGACCGATCCCGTTCCTGCCGCGGGTGATCGGCGTCGTCACCTCGCCGACCGGCGCGGTGATCCGCGACATCCTCCACCGGCTGGAGGACCGCTTTCCCCGCCCCGTGCTGGTCTGGCCGGTGCGGGTGCAGGGGGAGGGAGGGGGCGGCGGAAGAAATCGCCGCGGCGATCCGGGGCTTCAACGCCCTGTCGCCCGATGGCCCGATTCCGCGGCCGGACGTGCTGATCGTCGCCCGCGGCGGCGGCTCGATCGAGGATCTCTGGGCCTTCAACGAGGAGGTGGTGGTGCGCGCCGCCGCCGAGTCCGAGATCCCGCTGATCTCGGCGGTCGGCCACGAGACCGATACGACGCTGATCGATTTTGCCTCCGACCGCCGCGCCCCGACGCCGACGAGCGCGGCCGAGATGGCGGTGCCGGTGCGGGCCGAACTCAGCGCCCAGGTCCATGA